GGGTAGAACTCGTCTAACTGGCGGTTTTGCCAGATCATGACCTCATCCAAGACTGCGTCTGTAACCGCCGAAATCGTCTCATGGGAGATATCAACCCGCATCGCAGTAGCCATATGGTGCTGGATATCCCGAATGGTCATTCCGCCGGCATATAAGCTGACAATCATATCGTCAACATCTGTTAGCCGCCTGGAGCCTTTGGGCACCATAGTAGGAACAAACGTGCCGTTTCTGTCTCGTGGAACATCAATGTTTACTGGCCCGTAGTTAGAATCCACGGTTTTCGGGTAGGTGCCGTTGCGGTGATTGTCTGTTTCAGCAGTAGCTTTAGCTGCTCTATCGCCGGGCTCATAGCCTAGGTGGGCATCCATTTCAGCATTCAAACCCCGGGTAATTGAGGCTTGCAACATGCCCCGAACTAGGTCGTTGGCATCCGTGGTGGACGTGCCTAGCTCATCAATCAGTTTCGCGATTTCTGGGTTAGCAAGCAGCTTCTTTTCAATCGCATCAATCTTGGCCTTATCAGCCGGATCTCGTCTCGCCATAGTAGTCATTCTGGTTCATCTCCTCATGCGGGTTAGGTTCCCACACACAAACCATTAGACACTCTCGCCTGACGCGCAGCATCGCGGGTTGGCCAGCGCTTCCGGTCGTAGAACTCGGTCTTAAGCGTCGACCAGAACGACTCAGCCATCGCATTATCGAAACACACCCCAGTACGCCCCACAGACTGAGCAACACCTAGGTTGCGGCACACCTCCCAGAGCTGCTCGCTGGTAAATTGTGTTCCCCGGTCGGCGTGAAACACCAGCCCGTCAGGAACGTCACCACGGAAGTGTATGTGCCATCCGCAGTGCTCGTTCGACCAGGAATGTATCTTGCACGCTATCCATAGCCCAGCCCAGCACCCTGCGGGAATGACCATCGCGAACTGCGCATAAGTACAACCAACCCTCGCCGGTTCGCAGGTAGGTAATGTCTGACATCCATACTCGATTGAGCTCGCCGGTATCAAACATGCGCTTTACCAGGTCAGGAAGACTCGACTTACGTTTAGATTGAATCGTTGTCGCTGGGACGAAGGCACGCGGTGAAATTCCTTCAATTCCCATCAGGCGCATCCGCTTAGCCACAGTCTTGCGGTTAAGAACAATCTGGTAGCGCTCACCTAGTTCTGCGGTGATTCGCGGGGCACCGTAGACCTCGTTGGAGTCTTTCCAGATCTGATGAATCTTGCGATCAACATCATCGTAAAATGCTGCACGATCATCCTTACCGGATAAGCGTTGCTGCTGCATATGGGCCCATTTGTAGTATCCAGACCGAGATACCTTCAAAAGGCGTGCCATGCGATTGATACTGAAATTCGCCTTCTCCTGCTGCATTAATTCGAACTTTTCTGATCGCGTTGCTTTGCGGCGAAGAAGGCTGTCGCTTTTGACAAAAACTCGTTATCCATCTTGGCTTCTGCCAGCTCACGACGCAGACGAGCGTTCTCAGCACGAAGATCAGCCTCGCTTAGCCCATCAGAGGATCCTCGGCGTTGACGCTCATTTTTCACCCACCGACCTAAAAGGCCAGGTGCGACACCAATTTCTTTCGCTACATGAGCAATCGGGCGTTCTGACTCGATTACTAGGTTTGCGGCTTCACGCCGGTACTCCGGCGTGTATTTCTGGCGTTGTTGACTCACAATGAACATCCTCTCTTACGGACACAAGATCCGCACTAATCGGGTGTCCACTAAACGAGGGTAACCTCACTGTCACGGTACCAAGCCCGCAACGTGTGGTGAGATACTCCAAGCAGCTCACCGACCTCCGTGTAGGCGCGTTGCAGTGAGCAAGACTCCAGGCGGACCATTTCGATGATCTGATGGACCGCCTTCTCCTTGAACTCGACGGAATACTTTCTAGGCATAGTTCAATCCTTCCTTAGCTGAGGTAGGAACTAAACCCAGGACGCTTCAATAATGCCCTGGCAGAGTCATTTAACGCCACCTTAAAGCGTGAAGTTCTGCGTGATCGGAAAGTCTTTGATAATCCCATTATCTGCCGGCAGGAAGTCTTTCGATGGTGCATGCGCTACAACACCCGCAGACGGCATTCCTGGTGCAACCTTCTAGCCCCCGATGACTTCGAAGCACTCACATCAGCTACACTGACCCAAGCAGCATAGCTAACCCCCGTCGTGTCTACTTTCCGGGGGTCAGGCCCGTATGCGTGTCATCCAGGATGAGTTGGATAAGCGCCTCACCGGCACCACACTGATTATTGTCGGCTTGGGAATCGATGTGGCGGGCGATAATAGCGGCCGTAGCTTTATCACACGTCAGACTGATAGTGGCGCGGTTGTTATGCACTGACACGTTAAGGGTGGGCTCGACCTCGTCGGTGTCTTCGTCTGTGAGATTGTGGGTGTCGATGAAGTCGCGGATAAACCGGCGGATTTCTGCCACTGTGGGTACATGCTGGCACGGTGCTGTCGGGGTGAGGAAGTCTGCCAGGGCGGCATCGACTAGGCCTATGTGGTCGTGGTTGTCGCCTATACGTTCTATTTCCCTGTCGATAACCCTCAGGCGTGGTGTATCCAGGATCCACTGCTCAGAATTCGTGGCTGCCACTAGCGGTAGTTCTTGCATGCGGAAGTGTGCCCTGATAATCCCCGACAGGGTGCTGTGGGTTAGGCCTAGGTCTTTAGCCAGGCTGGTCAGTGTCAAGTCCACGTCGTCGTCGAGGTCTGGCAACAGTGACTGGTAGAAAAACCAGGAGTTCTTCCGGGCGTGTGCTCCAGCTGCGGCAATAGGATTGTCTGGGGTGTTGGTGGCATAAAAGACTACCGGTACCTCCCCCTCAGCCTCACCATCAGAGTCGTAATCAGGATCAGTGTTGGTATCAGGATCAGTGTTGGTGTCGTAGTCCAGTGGCTCGCCGGCTTTACGGGTATTCCCCGGCGTGGTGTCGCCTACTGGCTCGTGCCTGGTGGTAGCTGGTGGTGTGCTACTTGTCATCGTAACCGTATCCCCCGGGGTGTACTACACCCTCAAAAGTGTCGAATGTGTTTTCGTCTAACACGCATTCACCCTATCCACCACACCTGACAGTAGGGGGTAAAACCACGACACCTACCACGCATTCCCCCAGCTCGACAGTGTACACGTCGCAAATACAAGCGGGGGTAAAACACCAAGTAGTCCCCGAAACACCAACCACCCCAACGAATCAGGGTGGTTGGTGTTTCGGGGACTACCAGAATCACTATTTTGTTGTTTTGTTGTTTGGTGTCGGCGGTGACTTACTCTCCCACAACCTCCCGGTTGCAGTACCATCAGCGCGTACAGGCTTAGCTTCCGGGTTCGGAATGGGACCGGGCGTTTCCCTGCAGCTATGAACCACCGACAAACCTATCAGAACACTACCCACTGTGTGTGGTGTTGTGTCAGATACTGCATAGTGGACGCGACACACACGATAATGTGTATTTTTGTTTGTTTACTCGCTAAACAAGAACACTCTTCAACTTCCCTTAAACCACATGGTGTTTGGGTTGTTGTGGTGTGTTTGTTTTGGTCAATTAGTACCAGTAGCCTTCACACCTTACAGTGCTTCCAAGTCTGGCCTATCTACCCCATAGTCTTTAGGGGACCTCAAAAGAAACCTCATCTTAAAACAGGCTTCCCGCTTAGATGCTTTCAGCGGTTATCCCTTCCGTACGTAGCCAACCAGCGATACCCCTGGCGGGATAACTGGCACACTAGAGGTACGTCCGTCCCGGTCCTCTCGTACTAGGGACAGCCTTCTTCAAGTTTCAACGCGCGCGGCGGATAGAGACCGAACTGTCTCACGACGTTCTGAACCCAGCTCGCGTGCCGCTTTAATGGGCGAACAGCCCAACCCTTGGGACCTACTCCAGCCCCAGGATGCGACGAGCCGACATCGAGGTGCCAAACCATCCCGTCGATATGGACTCTTGGGGAAGATCAGCCTGTTATCCCCGGGGTACCTTTTATCCGTTGAGCGACACCACATCCACAAGTAGGTGCCGGATCACTAGTCCCGACTTTCGTCCCTGCTCGACATGTCTGTCTCACAGTCAAGCTCCCTTGTGCACTTACACTCACCACCTGATTGCCAACCAGGCTGAGGGAACCTTTGGGCGCCTCCGTTACATTTTGGGAGGCAACCGCCCCAGTTAAACTACCCACCAGGCACTGTCCCCAACCCAGATCATGGGCCAAGGTTAGATGCTCAATCCGATCAGAGTGGTATTTCAACAACGACTCCACCACCACTAGCGTGACGGTTTCACAGTCTCCCACCTATCCTACACAAACCGAACCAAACACCAATACCAAGCTATAGTGAAGGTCCCGGGGTCTTTTCGTCCTGCCGCGCGTAACGAGCATCTTTACTCGTAATGCAATTTCACCGGGCCTGTGGTCGAGACAGCAGAGAAGTCGTTACGCCATTCGTGCAGGTCGGAACTTACCCGACAAGGAATTTCGCTACCTTAGGATGGTTATAGTTACCACCGCCGTTTACTGGGGCTTAAATTCTCAGCTTCGCAGCCAAAAGACTACTAACCGGTCCTCTTAACCTTCCAGCACCGGGCAGGCGTCAGTCCATATACATCAACTTAACGTCTTCGCATGGACCTGTGTTTTTGATAAACAGTCGCTTCCCTCTATTCTCTGCGACCCCACAACACTCCAACCGCAAGGGTCTTCACATCACAGGGCCCCCCTTCTCCCGAAGTTACGGGGGCATTTTGCCGAATTCCTTAACCACAGTTCACCCGAACGCCTTAGTATCTTCAACCTGACCACCTGTGTCGGTTTAGGGTACGGGCCATACACACACTCGCTAGAGGCTTTTCTCGACAGTACAGGATCACCACCATCAACCCTCATAGGGTCTACGCATCACGCCTCAACCTATATGTGTGGCGGATTTACCTACCACACGGCCTACACGCTTACACCACCAATCCACTAAGTGGCGCGGCTACCTCACTGCGTCACCCCATCACTTGAACCACACATCAGGCCCCACGACATCAACACCACCAACACTCAAAAAAGTGCCAAGGTAGCGTATCCGCAGTGGTTAGTATCCGTGCTTTATCATGGGCGCACATGTACGGGTACCAGAATATCAACTGGTTATCCATCGACTACGCCTGTCGGCCTCGCCTTAGGTCCCGACTCACCCTGGGAAGACGAACTTGACCCAGGAACCCTTAGTCATCCGGCGGTAAGGATTCTCACCTTACAATTCGTTACTCATGCCTGCATTCTCACTCGCACACAGTCCACGCCTCCTCACGGTAACGCTTCCACCCATGCACGACGCTCCCCTACCCAAACAACAAAAAATTGTTGCTTGCCGCGGCTTCGGCGGTGTACTTGAGCCCCACTACATTGTCGGCGCAGAACCACTCGACCAGTGAGCTATTACGCACTCTTTCAAGGATGGCTGCTTCTAAGCCAACCTCCTGGCTGTCTTCGCGATCCCACATCCTTTTCCACTTAGTACACCCTTAGGGGCCTTAACCGGCGATCTGGGCTGTTTCCCTCTCGACTATGAAGCTTATCCCCCACAGTCTCACTGCCGCACAACACAATTGATGGCATTCGGAGTTTGGCTGACATTGCTAAGATTGTAGTCCCGCTCAACCAACCAGTCGCTCTACCTCCACCAAGCTAATACGACGCTGCACCTAAATGCATTTCGGGGAGAACCAGCTATCACGGAGTTTGATTGGCCTTTCACCCCTACCCACAGCTCATCCCCGCAGTTTTCAACCTACGTGGGTTCGCGCCTCCACAACCTCTTACAGCTGCTTCACACTGGCCATGGGTAGATCACCCCGCTTCGGGTCCAGGACATGCCACTTATCACCCCATTAGGATTCGGTTTCCCTACGGCTACCCCACACGGGTTAACCTCGCGACATGCCGCTGACTCGCAGGCTCATTCTTCAAAAGGCACGCCATCACACAATAAAAAGTGCTCTGACGGATTGTAAGCACATGGTTTCAGGAACTATTTCACTCCCCTCCCGGGGTACTTTTCACCATTCCCTCACGGTACTATCCACTATCGGTCACACTGAGTATTTAGGCTTACCGGGTGGTCCCGGCAGATTCACAACAGATTCCACGAGCCCGTTGCTACTCGGGAACCCAACAACCCCCACATCATCATCTTCAGCTACAGGACTCTCACCTACTCCGGTGGGCCATTCCAAACCACTTCACCTAACAACAATGCAAAAAAGGGCGTGCCACTGGTAGATGACACAAAATCAGGCCCCACAACACCGCACACACAACCCCTACCAGGTATCACATGCACACGGTTTAGCCTCATCCACGTTCGTTCGCCACTACTAGCAGAATCATTATTATTTTCTCCTCCTACGGGTACTGAGATGTTTCACTTCCCCGCGTAACCCCCACAACAGCTATGAATTCACTGAAGGGTAACCCCACATAACCAGGGCCAGGTTTCCCCATTCGGACATCCTCGGATCAACGCTTTATTGACAACTCCCCGAGGCTTAACGCAGCCTTACACGTCCTTCATCGGCTCAGCATGCCAAGGCATCCACCATGCGCCCTAAATAACGAACACACCAACCACCACACACAAACCACACAACACGAAGCCATGCAGCCAGCATGTGGCAGCAACAAGTGAACTTGACAAAATAAACAAAAAGAAAAATCACATCACACACACAAGACACCACCCACAAAAGCAGGCGGCATCATGTGAGATGCTCGCGTCCACTATACAGTTCTCACACAACACCCCAACCAGCAACACACACCACACAACACACGGCATGCATCAACTAGTCAGGCACACACAAAAGGGGGATAATGCCCCAGACACCCAACAATGCACCAACGACTTACCAATCAACTTTACTTCCTGTATGCATGGACACTTTTACGCATGTCACAAAGCACTGTCTCAACACTTAGACCCTGCTGATTAAGGTGTATGTCCTACCCGGAATTTCCAAACATCGGTGGCAGCAGAACACTCGCCTACTCAACCACCAACCCACCATCAAACAACAGTGGACAACCCACAACTGTGGGTCATGGCTGCAACTGCAGCCAAAATAAAAGCTCCTTAGAAAGGAGGTGATCCACCCGCACCTTCCGGTACGGGTACCTTGTTACGACTTCGTCCCAATCGCCGATCCCACCTTCGACGGCTCCCTAACACGTTTAGGCCACCGGCTTCGGGTGTTACCAACTTTCATGACGTGACGGGCGGTGTGTACAAGGCCCGGGAACGTATTCACCGCAGCATTGCTGATCTGCGATTACTAGCGACTCCGACTTCATGGGGTCGAGTTGCAGACCCCAATCCGAACTAAGGCCGGCTTTCAGCGATTCGCTCCACCTCACAGTGTCGCAGCGCGTTGTACCGACCATTGTAGCATGTGTGAAGCCCTGGACATAAGGGGCATGATGATTTGACGTCATCCCCACCTTCCTCCGAGTTAACCCCGGCAGTCTCTCATGAGTCCCCAACCAAATGCTGGCAACATAAGACAAGGGTTGCGCTCGTTGCGGGACTTAACCCAACATCTCACGACACGAGCTGACGACAACCATGCAC
The window above is part of the Corynebacterium accolens genome. Proteins encoded here:
- a CDS encoding transposase, with protein sequence MSQQRQKYTPEYRREAANLVIESERPIAHVAKEIGVAPGLLGRWVKNERQRRGSSDGLSEADLRAENARLRRELAEAKMDNEFLSKATAFFAAKQRDQKSSN
- a CDS encoding IS3 family transposase, producing the protein MQQEKANFSINRMARLLKVSRSGYYKWAHMQQQRLSGKDDRAAFYDDVDRKIHQIWKDSNEVYGAPRITAELGERYQIVLNRKTVAKRMRLMGIEGISPRAFVPATTIQSKRKSSLPDLVKRMFDTGELNRVWMSDITYLRTGEGWLYLCAVRDGHSRRVLGWAMDSVQDTFLVERALRMAHTLPW
- a CDS encoding integrase core domain-containing protein; translation: MVIPAGCWAGLWIACKIHSWSNEHCGWHIHFRGDVPDGLVFHADRGTQFTSEQLWEVCRNLGVAQSVGRTGVCFDNAMAESFWSTLKTEFYDRKRWPTRDAARQARVSNGLCVGT